CCGCCGGGATCAGCTCGCCGTACACGTGCGTGGGATCGGCGTTGGCCACCACCACGTCCGCCGCGATCCGCTGCCCGCCCGCGTGCACGGCCACCGCGCGGCCGTTCTCCACCTCGATCCGCTCCGCGGGGGAGCTGAGGCGGATGTCGATGCCGATCTCCTCCATCAGCCGCGCCATTCCCGCCACGATGCTCGTCGTGCCGCCGCGGCCGAACCACACGCCCCACTTCCGTTCCAGCCAGTGGATGAGCAGGTAGATGCTGGTGATGCGAAACGGGTTGCCGCCCACCAGCAGCGGCTCGAAGCTGAACACCTGCCGCAGCCGCTCGTCCTGGATGTACTCCGCCACCTGCGCGTACACGGACTTGTGGTTGCCCAGCCGCAGCATCTCCGGCACCACGCGCAGCATGTCGCTCACGCGGCCGAACGGCACGTCCGAGAGCCGCGTGTAGCCCACGTCGAAGATGCGCTCCGCGTGCGCCGCCAGCTTCCGGTATCCCTCCACGTCGGCGGGATTGAAGGCGGCGATCTGCTCCAGCAGCCTCTTCTCATCCCCCACGTAGTCGAAGCGCGTTCCGTCCGGAAACTCCACCCGGTAGAACGGATCGACGGGGATGAGGTCGAAGTAGTCGCGCCAGTCGCGGCCCACGAGGGAAAACAGCTCCTGCAGCAGATACGGCGCGGTGATGACCGTCGGCCCGGCGTCGAAGGTGAAGCCGTCGCGGCGGAAGACGGCGGCGCGCCCGCCGGGCTGGTCCATCCCTTCCACGAGCGTGACGCGAAAGCCGCGGGCGCGCAGGCGGATGGCGGCGGCCATCCCCCCGAATCCCGCGCCGATGACCACGGCGTGCTGCGGCTTCATCGCGCCGCCTCCAGCGCGGCGCAGACGTCCGGGCGGATCAGGTGGCTGATGGGATCCAGCGCGACGCACACCAGCTCCCACGCAACGGCGCGCAGAGCCACCTCTTCCGCCAGCGCCGACGCGGAAATGACGCCCGTCGCTTCGCCGTTGATGCGGGCCAGCACGCGCTCCAGCGCGCCCCCGGCGCGGAATCGCTCCATCGCGAGCTCCACCTGGTCCTGCGGCGTGGCGTCGCGGGGCAGGGCGAGGAGGCCGCGCAGCCAGGGGCCGTCCTGCGGATGCAGCTCCAGGTGCTCCACCACGAGCGCGCTCACCTTGCCCTC
This sequence is a window from Longimicrobium terrae. Protein-coding genes within it:
- the crtI gene encoding phytoene desaturase family protein, whose translation is MKPQHAVVIGAGFGGMAAAIRLRARGFRVTLVEGMDQPGGRAAVFRRDGFTFDAGPTVITAPYLLQELFSLVGRDWRDYFDLIPVDPFYRVEFPDGTRFDYVGDEKRLLEQIAAFNPADVEGYRKLAAHAERIFDVGYTRLSDVPFGRVSDMLRVVPEMLRLGNHKSVYAQVAEYIQDERLRQVFSFEPLLVGGNPFRITSIYLLIHWLERKWGVWFGRGGTTSIVAGMARLMEEIGIDIRLSSPAERIEVENGRAVAVHAGGQRIAADVVVANADPTHVYGELIPAEKRNLRTRAALRTRQYSMGLFVGYFGTKKTYPELAHHTILMGPRYRELLRDIFDRKILADDFSLYLHAPTRTDPSLAPPGHECFYVLSPVPNLQAGIDWEREGGPYFDRILDALEDRYLPGLRENLVTQFHVTPTYFRDTLRSTHGAGFGIEPRLTQSAYFRYHNQSPHVGGLYFVGSGTHPGAGVPGVLSTAKVLDRIVPAPPHADPVPATARTRGTLSVPA